CTCGGCATGCGCCTTCAGCCCGTCGATCCAGCCATAGCCGACCCCATCGCTGAACTGCTCCTTCTGCCGCCAGAGGATCGACTCGGGCAGGTACCCTTCGAACGCTTCGCGCAGCACGGCTTTTTCGATCCGGCGGGCGCCCTGCGGCCCCTGCCCGACCATCTTGTGCTTTGCATCGATGCGCATCGCCACGTCGAGGAACTCACGGTCCAGGAACGGCACGCGCGGCTCCACGCCCCAGGCCATCATCGACTTGTTGGCGCGCAGGCAATCGTAGTTGTTGAGTGCATCCAGCTTGCGCACCAGCTCTTCGTGGAACTCGCGTGCGTTGGGCGCCTTGTGGAAGTACAGGTAGCCGCCGAAGATCTCGTCGCTGCCCTCGCCGGACAGCACCATCTTCACCCCCATCGCCTTGATCCGCCGCGCCAGCAGGAACATCGGCGTGGAGGCGCGAATGGTGGTGACGTCGTAGGTTTCCACGTGGCGGATCACCTCCGGCAGCGCGTCAAGGCCTTCTTCGAAGGTGTACTCGAAGCCGTGGTGCACGGTGCCCAGCGCCTCGGCGGCGATGGCTGCGGCGGCCAGGTCGGGCGAGCCCTTCAGGCCGATGGCGAACGAATGCAGCCGCGGCCACCACGCTTCGCTCTGGTCGCCATCCTCGATGCGGTGCCGTGCGTAGCGCGCGGCGACCGCTGCCACCAGCGAGGAATCCAGCCCGCCGGACAACAGCACGCCGTACGGCACGTCGGTCATCAACTGGCGGTGCACCGCACGCTCGAAGGCTTCGCGCAGTTCCACCCGGTCGGCCTCCACCCCTTCCACCGCGTCGTAGTCACGCCACGGCCGCACGTAGTAGCGGGTGAGCGTATCGGTGGCGCTGTCGTACCAGTGGCCCGGCGGGAACTGCGCGGCATCGGCGCAGATGTCCACCAGCGACTTCAGTTCCGAGGCGACCACCAGGCGACCGTCCTTGTCGTGGCCCCAGTACAGCGGCACCACGCCGATCGGATCACGCGCGATCAGCACGCGCTGCTGGTCGCGGTCCCACAGCGCGAAGGCGAAGATGCCGTTGAGGCGGTTGAGGACGGAGGCCGGGCTGTCTTCGCGGTACAACGCGTTGATGACTTCGCAGTCCGAGCCGGTCTGGAACGCGTAGGGCTGGGCCAGTTCGGCCTTCAGTTCGGTGTGGTTGTAGATCTCGCCGTTGACGGCCAGGGCCAAGCCGCCGTCCTGCGACAGCAGCGGCTGCGAGCCACCGGCGGGATCGACGATCGCCAGGCGTTCGTGGACCAGGATGGCGCCGGCATCGACGTACACCCCGCTCCAGTCCGGGCCGCGATGGCGCTGGCGCTGGGACAGGTCCAGCGCATGGCGGCGCAGAGCGGGAAGGTCGTCGCCAGCCTGCAGGCCGAAAATACCGAAGATCGAACACATGGGAACAGCTCCTGATGATGGGGGATTACACGTGGTGCATGCGTTCGAGCGGCCATAAAAAAACCCGCATCGGTCGATGCGGGTTTTCTGGAGTCCGGGCGTGTTGCTTGTACTAGCCCTGGTCGCAGTCCCGCATCGGCCGCGCACGATTATTCGCGCGCAGATTGCTGCGGTTGGTATTGGTGACGGCGGTGGCCAGGAACGAGGGCATGGATCGACCGTAACCGGGTTTTGGCGGCCGTGCAACTGTTGCGATGGCAACCATGCGGCCGCCGGCACCGCAGGGGTACAGCCGACCGGGGCGATAATCACGCCCCCCTCTGCACGACCCGGCTGGAATGACCCTTCGCATCGGACGCACCGCCCCCCGCGTGGGCGGCATCGCCCTCACCCTTGCCCTGGCCGCCTGCGCCAGCGCGCCGTCACGCACCCCCGCTGCGCTGGTCCAGGCGGTGGAGGCCAAGGCCGTCGACGGCCGCTTCGACAGCGCCTGGGAGGCGGCCCGCACCTATGAACGGTTCAACGACCCACGTGCAGTGGGCTGGTACGAGCGCGCCGCCAAAGCCACGCCGTGGACGTTCCACAATCCCCAGGCCGAAGAGGCGCTGGGCCGGATCTGGACCGACGGCCAGCTGCTGCACGGCGACGGCCCGCACGTGGTCCAGGGCGCCGCGCTGCGCCCCTCGCCGCGCCGGGCCGAGCGCTGGTACCGCGCCGCCGCCGAGCACGGCAACCCGATGGCCATGCTGATGCTGGCCCGGTTCCATCGCGAGCGTGGCGAAGCCGCCAGCGCTTTGCGCTGGGACCTGCGCGCGACGATCTACAACCACATGCCCTCCGAATCGTCGCGGCTGCCGCAGGCCATCGCGCCGCAGGACGACGCACTGCACCCGCTCGTGCTGGACATCCAGAAACGCGCCCGGCGCGGCGACGCCGACGCCCAAGTGGACCTGGGCACGCTGTATGAAACCGGGATGGGCGGCCTGCCCCGCGATGGCAACCAGGCGCTGCGCTGGTACCGCCAGGCAGGCGACCAGGGCAATGTCTACGGGCAGTACTTCAGCGGTCTGCTGCTCGGCCGTGGCCGCGCCGGCGTGACCCGCGACCTGGACGCCGCCGCCGGCTGGTTTGCCAGGGCCGAGGCGCAGCGGTTCTACCTGGCCGGCGAATCGTACTGGCGCGAGCGGATCAAACCGCCCTTCTGGACCTTCGATTGACGCCCCCGGTGATCGGCTGCCCGCCCACCCCGGTAGAGCCGACCGTTGGTCGGCTACCTACCCACCCGACCCGGGTAGAGCCGACCGTTGGTCGGCTACACGTCCACCCAACCCGGTAGAGCCGACCGTTGGTCGGCTGCACGTCCAACCAACCCGGTAGAGCCGACCGTTGGTCGGCTGCACGTGCCAGCGTCAACGGCAGCCGACCAACGGTCGGCTCTACCCCGGATTGAACGTCGGATATCGCATCGGATCGAATATCGGATTGAACGACTTCCTGCGCGCGGGAAAGCTTTGTACACACTCCGCACCCACCTTCAAGACTCCCGCCCACGCCACACATCACCCAGAATGGCCGCATGACCACCGCCATTTTCCGCGACGACACCATCACCCGCGCGCGCATGCAGACGATCATCGCCGCGCATCCGCGTGCCGCCGTCTTCGAGGGCTGCAACTTCGACCAGGGCGACTTTTCGCGACTGGACATGGACGGCTTCCAGTTCAACCAGTGCTCGGTGGCCGGTGCGAACTGGCTGGCCGCGTCGCTGGAAGAAAGCCAGTGGCTGAAGTGCCGGGGCGGGCAGTGCGACTTCAGTTCGGCGCTGCTCAGCGATGCGCGCTTCTCGCATTGTGATCTGAACAACAGTCACTGGCGCCGCGCCACCCTGTCCTCGGTGCAGTTCCACGACTGCAAGCTCACCGGCGTGCACCTGCAGGAAGTGACCGGCTGGGCACTGGAATTCCGCGATTGCCTGCTGGTCAGTGCCGACCTGCGCGGCCTTTCGTTCCGCAAGGCAGACCTGCAGGGCATGGATTTTTCCGATGCGGAGCTGTCCGGCTTTGATTTCCGCGATGCGGTATTCAGCGGCGGCAGCCTGCGCAACGCACAGACCCGGCTGACCCGGTTCGAGGGCGCCGACCTGCGCGGCACCGACATCAGCGGGCTCAACGTGATGGACGCCAAGCTGTTCAAGAAGGCGGTGATTTCGCAGCAGCAGGCGGCCGCCGCGCTGGCCGCGTTCGGGTTGATCGTGGCGTAAGGGCGAACCGACCAACGGTCGGTTCCTACCTGACCCGGTCGTTCGTCAGTGACGCGGTAGGCGCCGACCGTTGGTCGGCGCAGCACGTAAACCCGGTAGTGCCGGCCGCTGGCCGGCTCTCGTGATTGCCAGACGAAAAGGAGAGCCGGCCAGCGGCCGGCACTAATCGAGCGGCGGTTGATTCAACCCGATGGCGTCAGGCGAGCAAACGCTCTATCAACCGCTGGTACAACGCCGGCAGCGCCTCCAGATCCGCGACCCGCACGTTCTCGTCCACCTGGTGGATGCTGGCATTCACCGGCCCCACTTCGATGCATTGCGCGCCCAGCGGTGCGATGAAGCGCGCGTCGGAGGTGCCGCCGCCGGTGCTTTCTTCCGGCGGTGCGCCGGCGAATTCGCCCAGCACCTCACGCGCCACGCGGCGCAGGGTGCCTTCCGGGGTGTAGAACGGCTCGCCGCTGCGATGCCACTTCAGCGTGTAGTCCAGGCCATGCGCATCCAGCAGCGCGCCGGTGGCCTGCTCCAGCGTCGGCGCGTTCCAGTGCGGGTTGTAGCGCAGGTTGAACAGCACCTGCAGCTCGCCCGGAATCACATTGTTGGCCCCGGTACCGGCATGGATGTTGGACACCTGCAGGCTGGTCGGCGGGAAACTCTCGAAGCCATCGTCCCAGTGCCGTGCGGTGAGCTCGGCCAGTGCTGCAGCGGCCAGATGGATCGGATTGCGCGCCTTGTCCGGATACGCCACATGGCCCTGCACACCCTTCACCGTCAGCGTCGCTGACAGGCTGCCGCGGCGGCCCACACGCAGCAGGTCGCCCAGCACCGCGGTGGAGGACGGCTCACCGGTGATGCACCAGTCGATGGCCTGGCCGCGTTCGCGGAAGATGTCGGCCACGCGACGCACGCCGTCGATGGCATCGCCTTCCTCGTCGCTGGTCAGCAGCACGGCCAACGTGCCGGGATGCTCGGGATGGGCAGCCACGAACTGCTCGGCGGCCACCACGAACGCGGCCACGCTGCCTTTCATGTCCGCCGCACCGCGCCCGTACAGCACGCCATCACGGATCTGCGGATCGAACGGATCGCTGGTCCAGGCCTCGACCGGGCCGGTCGGCACCACGTCGGTATGCCCGAGCAGCACCAGCACCGGCGCGCCTTGGCCATGGGTGGCCCACAGGTTGTCGACCTCGCCCAGGCGCAGGTGTTCGCAGTGGAAGCCGGCAGCCGCCAGCCGCGCGGCCAGCAACGGCTGGCACCCGGCGTCGTCGGGGGTGACCGACCGCCGTGCGATCAGGTCGCAGGTCAGCGCAAGCACATCGCTCACGCGCCCACCCCGAAACGCTGCTTGAAGCCGTTGTCGGTGAAGCCCTGGGTCATCACGCCATCGGCGGTGACCACCACCGGGCGCTTGATCAACTGCGGGTGCTCCCGCAACAGCAGCTTCCACTCGGCATCGGACGCGGCCGCCTTGCGGTTGTCCGGCAACTGCCGCCAGGTGGTCGACGATTTGTTGACCAGGGCAGCGAAGCCGCCCGCCTGCCCGGCCCAGTCGACCAGCGTTTCCGGTGTCGGCTTCGCTTCGCGGTAGTCGACAAACGCATACGGCACCGCGAAACGATCCAGCCACTTGGTGGCCTTCTTGCAGGTGTCGCAGTTCTTCAACCCATACACGGTGGTGGTCATGGCAGGACTCAGTCCGCCAGACCGCGCAGCAGGTCGTTGACGCTGGTCTTGCTGCGGGTCTTGGCGTCCACCTGCTTGACAATCACCGCGCAGTACAGCGAGTGCGAGCCGTCCTTGGACGGCAGCTGGCCGGACACCACCACGCTGTACGGCGGCACCGAGCCGTAGCTGATTTCGCCGGTGGCACGGTTGTACACGCGCGTGCTCTGGCCCAGGAACACGCCCATGCCGATCACGCTGTGGTGGCCGACCACGAAGCCTTCCACCACTTCCGAACGGGCGCCGATGAAGCAATGGTCTTCGATGATGGTCGGGCTGGCCTGCAGCGGCTCGAGCACGCCACCGATGCCGGCGCCGCCGGACAGGTGGCAATGCTTGCCGATCTGCGCGCACGAACCCACCGTGGCCCAGGTGTCCACCATGGTGCCTTCGCCGACGTAGGCGCCGATGTTGGTGAAGCTCGGCATCAGCACCACGTCCTTGCCGAAATACGTCCCGCGACGGGCAATCGCACCGGGCACCACGCGCACGCCGGCGCGGCGGAACTTGGCCTCGTCGAAACCGGCAAAGCGCGATTCCACCTTGTCCCAGAACGGTGCGGGACGCGCGTCGACCACGGCCATGTCGTTGACGCGGAAGTACAGCAGCACCGCCTTCTTCAGCCACTCGTTGACCTTCCAGCCGCCGTGGCCATCGGGCTCGGCCACGCGGAACTCACCGGTTTCCAGGCCGTCGATGACGCGCCCGACCAGCGGCTTGGTCGAGCCTTCCAGCTCATGCAGGGTCAGCGTGGCACGGCGCTCGAAGGCGCTCTCGATGCCGAACTTCAGCTCTTCCACGCCCGGCGTGGCCGGCTTGCGCAGCGACTTGCGGGCAATGGTGGCATCGCGGCTGGCGCTGCGCTTGGCCGCGCTCTCGGCCGGGGTGGCGGTCTTGCTGGCCGGGGCCTTCTTCGCAGCGGGCTTCTTCACCGCCGGCACCTTGGCGGCGGCAACGGGCTTCTTCACGGCGGCCGGTGCGGCAGCGGTCTTCTTGGCTGCCGCGGTCTTGGCGGCAGTCTTCTTGGCGGGCTTGGTGGCCATCAGTGGGGGTCTCCGGCGTTTCGATCGGGGTCCAGGCACGCGAGCATCGCGTCGTGCAGCTGCTGCCTGGCAGATTCGGTAAGGGGGTGGTCGTGCTCATCGCTGATCACGAACATGTCTTCGGCGCGCTCGCCGAAGGTGGCGATGCGCGCGTCGTGCACGCGCAGTCGCTGGTTGCGCAGCACGAACGCCACGTCGGCCAGCAGGCCGGGGCGATCAGGGGCGATCAGGCTGAAACGGGTGCCGGGGCTGCCATCGCTGCCGTCGCGGAACTCGATGCGCGGCGCGAAACGGAAATGCCGCAGCTGGCGCGGGATCACCCGCCGCGAAGGTCGCAGGCGGGTCAGGTCGCCGGCCAGCGCATCGCGCAGCGCGGCTTCCAGGCGTGGCGCGTCACCGTCGGCGAAGCTGTCGGCCGGGGTCACTTCGAAGGTATCGAAAATGGTGTCGACCGGGCCGTCCAGCACGCGCGCACGGTGAATGCCGTAGCCCTTGCGGTCCAGTGTCATCACGATCGCGGCGAACAGGCCATCGCGGTCCGGCGACTGCACGAACACTTCCAGTGCGTGGTCGTCCGGGGTGATCCGGCGCACCTTGACCAACGTCTGGCCAGGCTTCACCGGCACGAGTGCGGCGGCCTGCCAGGCCAGCTGCTCCGGGCGCAGGCGGATGAAACTTTCGTCGGGCATCACCGCGAACTGGCGATCGATGGTGGCGTCGTCGTAGCCGCGCTCGCGCACCAGCGCACGCACCGAATCCCGCGCTTCGGCGACGCGCTCGGCGGCCGGCATCTGGTTTTCCAGGCCGTCGCGCAGCGCGCGCCGTGCGGCGAAATACAGGTCCGCCAGCAGCCGGTCCTTCCACGCATTCCACAGCTTGGGGCTGGTGCCGGCGATGTCGGCACAGGTCAGCAGGTACAGGTAGTCCAGGCGGTCGCGGCTGCCCACCAGCGTGGCGAAACGGTGGATCACCTCCGGGTCGGAGATGTCCTGCTTCTGCGCGGTCACCGACATGCGCAGGTGCTGTTCCACCAGCCATGCCACCAGTTCGGTGTCCGACGTGCTCAGCGCATGCGCCTGGCAGAACGCGCGCGCATCCACCGCGCCCAGTTCGGAGTGGTCGCCACCGCGGCCCTTGGCGATGTCATGGAACAGCCCAGCGAGCAGCAGCAGTTCGGGCTTGCGCAGGCGCGGCCACACTTCGTGGGCGATCGAGAAACGGTCGTCGGCGCGGCTGCTGGCGAACAGGCCGATGTTCCGCAGCACCATCAGCGTGTGCTGGTCCACGGTGTATACATGGAACAGGTCGAACTGCATGCGCCCGGACACCTGCGCGAAGGCTGGTACCCACTGGCCCAGCACGCCCAGCCGCGCCATCCGTGCCAGCGTATCGACCGCGCGCGGGCTGCGCAGCAGCGCCATGAACTGTTCGCGCGCCGCGACGCTGGCATCGGTGTAGGCCGGCAGCTCCGGCAGCGCTTCGGCCAGCGCACGCGCGGTGAGCGAATGCAGGCCGCGCACATCGGGGTTGTAGGCCCAGCTGGAGAACAGCGCGAACACTTGTTCGATGTCGCCCTGCGGCCAGCGCGCGTCGTTGGCGGCCAGGTAGCCGCGGCGCAGCGAGAAGCCCACGCTGACCGGCTCGGGCACCGCTTCGCCGTCGAACTGTTCCTCGAAGCGCTGCAGCAGCCGGTCGCTGATCCGCCGCACCACGCTGGCGCTGCGGTAGAAGCCCTGCATCATCTTTTCCACGGCCAGGCTTTCAAGGTCATCCTCGAAGCCCAATCGCGCGGCCAGGGTTTTCTGGTAGTCGAAGCGCAGGCGTTCTTCGGGGCGGTTGGCCACCAGATGCAGGCCGAAGCGCAGCCGCGCCAGCGCGCAGCGTTCGCGCTTCAGCGCGGCCGCTTCGTCGGCGCCCAGATGGCCCAACCCGACCAGCGCTTCAAGGTCGCGCACGCCGAACGCACGCAGGGCCATCCAGCCCAGCGTATTGAGATCACGCAGCCCACCCGGGCCGTCCTTGATGTCCGGTTCCAGGTTGTCGGCGGTGTCGCCGAAGCGCTGGTGGCGGGCAAGCAGCTCTTCGCGCTTGGCCAGGAAGAATTCGCGCGGCGGCCACAGGCCGTCGGTGTTGACTGCCGCCTTCAGCGCGAGGCGTGCCGCCTCGTCGGCCAGCAGCGGCCGCGACTCGATCAGCGCGGTCATCACGGTTTGATCCGCACTGGCCTCGATGCATTCGGCCGCCGAGCGCACCGCGTGGCTGACCGGCAGCCCGCAGTCCCAGAGCAGCGCGAACAGCCGCGCCAGGCTGGGTTCGTGCTGGCGCTGGTGACCGGGCTCGCCGAAGACCAGCAGGTCGATGTCCGAGCGCGGGAACAGTTCGCCGCGTCCGTAACCGCCCACGGCAAACAGCGCCAGGCCGCTACCGGCCGGCAGGCAACGCTGCCAGGCCAGCCGGATCAGGTGGTCGGCCGCACGCGCGCGCAACGCCAGCAGGCGCTCGATGTTGTCGCCCTGGTCGAAGCGGCGGTACAGCCGCGCGTCGGTCTGCTGCAGCGATTGCCGCGCCAGCGCCGACCATTCCAGGTCGGTGACGGACGCTGCCGGCGCGTCCAGCATCGGGCTCGCCGGCAACATGCTCAGACCTGCGATTCGCCGGGCGAGAGGGTCAGCACGTCCACGCCGGTCTCGGTGACCGCGATCATGTGCTCCCACTGTGCCGACAACTTGCGGTCCTTGGTCACCACGGTCCAGCCATCGGGCAGCACCTTGTTGTAGCGGGTGCCCTCGTTGATCATCGGTTCGATGGTGAAGGTCATGCCCGGCTGCAGCACCAGACCCTGGCCCGGGCGGCCGTAATGCACCACCTGCGGCTCATCGTGGTAGACCTTGCCGATGCCGTGGCCGCAGTACTCGCGCACCACGCTGAAACGCTCGCCTTCGGCCAGGCTCTGGATGGCATGGCCGATGTCGCCCAGGGTGGCGCCCGGCTTGACCGCACGGATGCCGGCCCACATGGCCTGGTAGGTGGTGTCGACCAGACGCTTGGCCATCGTCGACGGCGTACCGGCGTAGTACATGCGGCTGGTGTCGCCGTGCCAGCCGTCCTTGATCACGGTGACATCGATGTTGACGATGTCGCCGTCCTTGAGGACCTTGGCTTCGCTGGGAATGCCGTGGCAGATCACGTTGTTGACCGACGTGCAGACCGTCTTGGGGAAGCCACGGTAGCCGACGTTGGCCGGCGTGGCCTTCTGCACGTTGATGATGTGGTCGTGGCAGATGCGGTCCAGCTCTTCGGTCGTCACGCCGGGCTTTACATACGGGGTGACGATGTCGAGCACCTCGCTGGCCAGGCGGCCGGCGATGCGCATCAGTTCGATTTCCTGGGGGGTTTTCAGATTCACGCTCATGGCGCCCATTATCGCCGATCCGGGACCAATCTGAACGGGATCGGGTGGAACGCTGACAGCCGGGATTGGGGCTGGGCCTTGGTCAGATAGCTGAACCAGCGTGATCTGCATCGCAAAACGCGCCCCCATGCCGAAAACGGCCATCGATTTCCCCGGATCTCACGGCTCCCATACAGGGCCGAACCTATAACCGGGACAAGACCGCAGTAGAAGTCCGGCAGCATCGTGTTGTTCAGCAAGGACCGTCGTCCAAGGAGCATGCCCATGCGATTTCTCCGCACTACCGTACTCAGCCTGGCCGTCGCCAGCCTGGCCGCGCCCGCCCTGGCGGCCGATACCACCACCTTCAACGTCAAGATCATCATCACCAAGGCGTGCACGATCACCGCCGCGGCCGCCACCGACGTGGACTTCGGTTCGGCCCTGTCCACCGCCACCACTCCGTCGAACGCGCAGGGCACGATCACCGCCCAGTGCTCGGCGCTGACCCCGTATACGGTTGCCCTCAACGCAGGCGCCAATGCCGGCACGGCCAATGACGTGACCACCCGGCGCATGAAGAACACCGACGTCAGCGTGACCGCCAACAACTTCGTCGGCTACCAGCTGTACCGCGATGCCGCGCATACCGACGTGTGGGGCACCACCACCGGCACCAACACCGCCGCCGGCATCGGCACCGGCCTGGCACAGACGCTCAACGTCTACGGCCAGATCGCCAACCCCAGCGTCAACAACGCCGCTGCGGGCAACTACCAGGACACCATCACCGCCACCATCACCTACTGAGGGTCCGCCATGCCGATTTCCGCAGGGCGACGCCCGTGGCGGTTCGGGTACGCGGCCCTTGGCTGGCTGTGGCTGCTGATGGGGAGCGCCACCGCCGCGAGCCTGCAGGTCGCCCCTACTTCGTTGCAGCTCACGCCGCGCCAGAACGCCGACGCGCTGTGGCTCACCAACAGCGGCACCGCACCAGTCCAGGTGCAGGTGAGGGTGTTCGAATGGCGCCAGGACGGCGGCCAGGACCAGCTTCTGCCCACCACCGAGCTGCAGGTGAGCCCACCCATGCAGGCGCTGGCCGCCGGCCAGCAGCAGCTGATCCGGGTGGTGCGCAGCGACCCCGCCCCGCCCGCCGCCCAACGCGCCTACCGGGTGGTGGTGGATGAACTGCCCAGCGCGGTGCCACAGGGCACCGGCATGCAGTTCGTGCTGCGTTATTCCATGCCGGTGTTCATCCAGCCCGCGGGCGAGGCCCCGCTCAAACACGCGCTGCAGGCCCGCCTGCTGCGGCTTGATGACGGGCGGCCGGCCCTGGAGGTACACAACAGCGGCAACAGCTATGCGC
This is a stretch of genomic DNA from Stenotrophomonas rhizophila. It encodes these proteins:
- the asnB gene encoding asparagine synthase B — protein: MCSIFGIFGLQAGDDLPALRRHALDLSQRQRHRGPDWSGVYVDAGAILVHERLAIVDPAGGSQPLLSQDGGLALAVNGEIYNHTELKAELAQPYAFQTGSDCEVINALYREDSPASVLNRLNGIFAFALWDRDQQRVLIARDPIGVVPLYWGHDKDGRLVVASELKSLVDICADAAQFPPGHWYDSATDTLTRYYVRPWRDYDAVEGVEADRVELREAFERAVHRQLMTDVPYGVLLSGGLDSSLVAAVAARYARHRIEDGDQSEAWWPRLHSFAIGLKGSPDLAAAAIAAEALGTVHHGFEYTFEEGLDALPEVIRHVETYDVTTIRASTPMFLLARRIKAMGVKMVLSGEGSDEIFGGYLYFHKAPNAREFHEELVRKLDALNNYDCLRANKSMMAWGVEPRVPFLDREFLDVAMRIDAKHKMVGQGPQGARRIEKAVLREAFEGYLPESILWRQKEQFSDGVGYGWIDGLKAHAEAQISDRVMAAADKRFVHNPPQTKEAYYYRHVFEQYFPTQAAAETVPGGKSIACSSPAAIAWDASFASMADPSGRAVAGVHEQALA
- a CDS encoding tetratricopeptide repeat protein; protein product: MTLRIGRTAPRVGGIALTLALAACASAPSRTPAALVQAVEAKAVDGRFDSAWEAARTYERFNDPRAVGWYERAAKATPWTFHNPQAEEALGRIWTDGQLLHGDGPHVVQGAALRPSPRRAERWYRAAAEHGNPMAMLMLARFHRERGEAASALRWDLRATIYNHMPSESSRLPQAIAPQDDALHPLVLDIQKRARRGDADAQVDLGTLYETGMGGLPRDGNQALRWYRQAGDQGNVYGQYFSGLLLGRGRAGVTRDLDAAAGWFARAEAQRFYLAGESYWRERIKPPFWTFD
- a CDS encoding pentapeptide repeat-containing protein; protein product: MTTAIFRDDTITRARMQTIIAAHPRAAVFEGCNFDQGDFSRLDMDGFQFNQCSVAGANWLAASLEESQWLKCRGGQCDFSSALLSDARFSHCDLNNSHWRRATLSSVQFHDCKLTGVHLQEVTGWALEFRDCLLVSADLRGLSFRKADLQGMDFSDAELSGFDFRDAVFSGGSLRNAQTRLTRFEGADLRGTDISGLNVMDAKLFKKAVISQQQAAAALAAFGLIVA
- the dapE gene encoding succinyl-diaminopimelate desuccinylase, whose protein sequence is MSDVLALTCDLIARRSVTPDDAGCQPLLAARLAAAGFHCEHLRLGEVDNLWATHGQGAPVLVLLGHTDVVPTGPVEAWTSDPFDPQIRDGVLYGRGAADMKGSVAAFVVAAEQFVAAHPEHPGTLAVLLTSDEEGDAIDGVRRVADIFRERGQAIDWCITGEPSSTAVLGDLLRVGRRGSLSATLTVKGVQGHVAYPDKARNPIHLAAAALAELTARHWDDGFESFPPTSLQVSNIHAGTGANNVIPGELQVLFNLRYNPHWNAPTLEQATGALLDAHGLDYTLKWHRSGEPFYTPEGTLRRVAREVLGEFAGAPPEESTGGGTSDARFIAPLGAQCIEVGPVNASIHQVDENVRVADLEALPALYQRLIERLLA
- a CDS encoding Spx/MgsR family RNA polymerase-binding regulatory protein, whose protein sequence is MTTTVYGLKNCDTCKKATKWLDRFAVPYAFVDYREAKPTPETLVDWAGQAGGFAALVNKSSTTWRQLPDNRKAAASDAEWKLLLREHPQLIKRPVVVTADGVMTQGFTDNGFKQRFGVGA
- the dapD gene encoding 2,3,4,5-tetrahydropyridine-2,6-dicarboxylate N-succinyltransferase, translating into MATKPAKKTAAKTAAAKKTAAAPAAVKKPVAAAKVPAVKKPAAKKAPASKTATPAESAAKRSASRDATIARKSLRKPATPGVEELKFGIESAFERRATLTLHELEGSTKPLVGRVIDGLETGEFRVAEPDGHGGWKVNEWLKKAVLLYFRVNDMAVVDARPAPFWDKVESRFAGFDEAKFRRAGVRVVPGAIARRGTYFGKDVVLMPSFTNIGAYVGEGTMVDTWATVGSCAQIGKHCHLSGGAGIGGVLEPLQASPTIIEDHCFIGARSEVVEGFVVGHHSVIGMGVFLGQSTRVYNRATGEISYGSVPPYSVVVSGQLPSKDGSHSLYCAVIVKQVDAKTRSKTSVNDLLRGLAD
- a CDS encoding [protein-PII] uridylyltransferase; its protein translation is MLDAPAASVTDLEWSALARQSLQQTDARLYRRFDQGDNIERLLALRARAADHLIRLAWQRCLPAGSGLALFAVGGYGRGELFPRSDIDLLVFGEPGHQRQHEPSLARLFALLWDCGLPVSHAVRSAAECIEASADQTVMTALIESRPLLADEAARLALKAAVNTDGLWPPREFFLAKREELLARHQRFGDTADNLEPDIKDGPGGLRDLNTLGWMALRAFGVRDLEALVGLGHLGADEAAALKRERCALARLRFGLHLVANRPEERLRFDYQKTLAARLGFEDDLESLAVEKMMQGFYRSASVVRRISDRLLQRFEEQFDGEAVPEPVSVGFSLRRGYLAANDARWPQGDIEQVFALFSSWAYNPDVRGLHSLTARALAEALPELPAYTDASVAAREQFMALLRSPRAVDTLARMARLGVLGQWVPAFAQVSGRMQFDLFHVYTVDQHTLMVLRNIGLFASSRADDRFSIAHEVWPRLRKPELLLLAGLFHDIAKGRGGDHSELGAVDARAFCQAHALSTSDTELVAWLVEQHLRMSVTAQKQDISDPEVIHRFATLVGSRDRLDYLYLLTCADIAGTSPKLWNAWKDRLLADLYFAARRALRDGLENQMPAAERVAEARDSVRALVRERGYDDATIDRQFAVMPDESFIRLRPEQLAWQAAALVPVKPGQTLVKVRRITPDDHALEVFVQSPDRDGLFAAIVMTLDRKGYGIHRARVLDGPVDTIFDTFEVTPADSFADGDAPRLEAALRDALAGDLTRLRPSRRVIPRQLRHFRFAPRIEFRDGSDGSPGTRFSLIAPDRPGLLADVAFVLRNQRLRVHDARIATFGERAEDMFVISDEHDHPLTESARQQLHDAMLACLDPDRNAGDPH
- the map gene encoding type I methionyl aminopeptidase, giving the protein MSVNLKTPQEIELMRIAGRLASEVLDIVTPYVKPGVTTEELDRICHDHIINVQKATPANVGYRGFPKTVCTSVNNVICHGIPSEAKVLKDGDIVNIDVTVIKDGWHGDTSRMYYAGTPSTMAKRLVDTTYQAMWAGIRAVKPGATLGDIGHAIQSLAEGERFSVVREYCGHGIGKVYHDEPQVVHYGRPGQGLVLQPGMTFTIEPMINEGTRYNKVLPDGWTVVTKDRKLSAQWEHMIAVTETGVDVLTLSPGESQV
- a CDS encoding Csu type fimbrial protein; the encoded protein is MRFLRTTVLSLAVASLAAPALAADTTTFNVKIIITKACTITAAAATDVDFGSALSTATTPSNAQGTITAQCSALTPYTVALNAGANAGTANDVTTRRMKNTDVSVTANNFVGYQLYRDAAHTDVWGTTTGTNTAAGIGTGLAQTLNVYGQIANPSVNNAAAGNYQDTITATITY
- a CDS encoding fimbrial biogenesis chaperone, coding for MPISAGRRPWRFGYAALGWLWLLMGSATAASLQVAPTSLQLTPRQNADALWLTNSGTAPVQVQVRVFEWRQDGGQDQLLPTTELQVSPPMQALAAGQQQLIRVVRSDPAPPAAQRAYRVVVDELPSAVPQGTGMQFVLRYSMPVFIQPAGEAPLKHALQARLLRLDDGRPALEVHNSGNSYAQLADIGLGSADRPQIVHPGLLGYVLGGQTMRWPLDVPAARLAGATFSAKINGESAQTPLPVAPAAR